AGGGACAGGAGGCCGGCGGCCATGTCCGTGGCGCCACGCCACTGCGCCGCCTGCTGCCAGCCATAGTAAAAAAAGTCGACATTCCGGTCCTGGCTGCCGGCGGGCTGGCCAGCGGCGCCGATCTGGTCATTGCCCGAGCCCTGGGGGCGGCGGGCATCGTTCTTGGAACGGCCTTGATCGCCACGACGGAATCCTTTGCCCATTCCTTTCACCAACAGCGATTGCTGGCGGCGACCGCCGCCGACACCCTGCTCACCGACATCTTCCACATAAACTGGCCGCCAGGGGCCATGGTGCGCGTCTTGCGCAGCGCCGTCACCGCGGGCCGGATCGACAATCCGGGAGCTGGCGCCGAGCGGCCGATCGGAGAGGAGGAAGGGCGACCCATTTACCTCTTCAGCACCGATTCCCCGCTGCGCACGATGACCGGCGATTTCGCTTCCATGGCGCTTTATGCGGGCACCGGCGTCGGCAGCATCACCGAAATAAAGCCGGCAGGGACAGTCATAGACGATATTCTGGAGGAGGCGGAAGCGCTCCTGACCCTGCCGGCCTCCCCGGACTCCATCGAACGAGCTTCACCGGTCTGCTATGCCGACGAGGTGAGCAACACTTATATGGGGCTGCTGGAAGAGCCGGCCGCGGCCGCTGAGACAACGGCCTTGGTCCATCTGCTTCGTGCCGGCCTGGCAGCTTCGCTCGCCGGCATGGGCGAGAGCGCTGAGCAGCCGCCTTTCACCAAGAACGGCCTATTCTACGCCCGTTACATATCGATATTGCGTGATTTCATCGATCCGGGCGCCACAATCCCTGATCTCGCCGATAGCGCGCCCCATGCCCTCCCTGCCCTGTTGCGACAGCACCTGCACACCCTGCTGCCGCAACTGGCCGAGGGGCGTCGGCGATCGATATTGCTGGCCCTGGCAGAAGAGCTGCAGGCGGATCCGCAGACTGGATAACAGAGAGGAACAATCGTTGTGTCTGCGCATTGCAGCTCGACACGCGGTACAATACGGATGACAGACCAAGACACAAACAGCGCCACCAAGCGGATGTGGCCAGCAATCTGGCGCGGCATGAAGTGCAAGTGCCCGCGCTGCGGCAAAGCCTGGCTGTTTCACCATTATATCGAGCAGGTGGACCAATGTCCGGCCTGCCACGAACCCCTCGCCTATTACCGGGTCGGCCTCTTCTTGCCGCTGGTGGTCATCACGGTGATCGTCAACATCATCGGGTTTGTGATGTTGGGGATGGAACTCGGCGGCCATAGCAACCCGCTCATTTATCTCTATGTGCTGGTGCCGCTCTCGGTGATAGTGCCGCTTCTTATCTTGCCCAGCGCCAAGGGCGGGCTGATCGGGCTGATGTGGGCCAATGGCTGGAGCGACGAACAGGACCGCTGACCCAGCCGGTCTTGCCCGCTTTCAGGCCTGCCTGCTTGTCGGCCATCAGCACCTCGCTGCCATGATTTACCACGGCCATACCCCGATCCGGGCGTTTGGTCGCACTTGAAGATTCGCCAATCGGCACGACATCGAAAGCAAGGTCCTGGTCTGGGCCTGCCTGCCCAAATCAACACATGAACGCTCGCGGTATAACGCCAGCAAGGAGGATTGTATGTCTGCCCCGAGGCAATGCCGGTCATGCGCAGGAACGTGGCCACGCGCCGCTATCCGCTGCCCATGGTGTCTGGTGACCTCCACTCCGGAGCCACGCCAACCGCTTCCGCCTCCGCCAGGCGGGCAGGCAAGGCAGGCCGATCCCTTACCCGGCTACTGGCTCGCGCCATAATCCGGTAGGACCAAAGGTCTCATGGCCTTTCATGGCAGAATGCCGATAATGCGGCGCGGCGTCTGCCAGAAATGACGGCGCCGCCGGGGCTGGAGCGCTGGCCTGCCTGCGCTCGCCCCACATTTCCCTACCGAGAGAAGCGAATAGAAAAAGGCCCGCCTAGGCGGGCCGTTATTCTATGGCGCTTCGCTGGCGCTTTCGGCTTCCGCGACCAGTTCGGTCAGACGTTCCCTCGCCTTATTCGGCAGTTTTTCCACTGCGGCGCTGTCAAGGTCCTCCATGGGTTCGCCGACCTGCACTAGGCCGACCATGCCCATGGCCAGATGCGGTGTACATTTATAGGCATAGAAACCGGCCTCATCGAAACTGACGGTGATTTCCTGATTGATCTTGCCCTTCCAGGCCTCGGCATTTTCCGGGATCAGTCCTGGAAGCGCTTCCGAATTATGCGTCTTGTCCGTTGGCACGAAGGTAATCGTGTCGCCGGGGGCGATTTTGATAAAGGCCGGCTCGAATTGCATGGTCCGGCCGGTGGAATCCTTGTTCAGCATCTG
This genomic stretch from Devosia sp. YIM 151766 harbors:
- a CDS encoding nitronate monooxygenase produces the protein MKDQIRNTLETLLGCRHPIISAGMGGVARSELVAAVTNAGGFGFLGMVREPVSLIGREVEALRQGGHRRFGVNIIPGATDSDLLARQLDAIIDLEVPAVCLFWEIDRAVIRRLRDAGIVVVYQVGSVDEALMAERAGSQIIIAQGQEAGGHVRGATPLRRLLPAIVKKVDIPVLAAGGLASGADLVIARALGAAGIVLGTALIATTESFAHSFHQQRLLAATAADTLLTDIFHINWPPGAMVRVLRSAVTAGRIDNPGAGAERPIGEEEGRPIYLFSTDSPLRTMTGDFASMALYAGTGVGSITEIKPAGTVIDDILEEAEALLTLPASPDSIERASPVCYADEVSNTYMGLLEEPAAAAETTALVHLLRAGLAASLAGMGESAEQPPFTKNGLFYARYISILRDFIDPGATIPDLADSAPHALPALLRQHLHTLLPQLAEGRRRSILLALAEELQADPQTG
- a CDS encoding DUF983 domain-containing protein, encoding MKCKCPRCGKAWLFHHYIEQVDQCPACHEPLAYYRVGLFLPLVVITVIVNIIGFVMLGMELGGHSNPLIYLYVLVPLSVIVPLLILPSAKGGLIGLMWANGWSDEQDR
- a CDS encoding pseudoazurin; this translates as MKKEFFAASLGAAALLMSSSVMAEDHQVQMLNKDSTGRTMQFEPAFIKIAPGDTITFVPTDKTHNSEALPGLIPENAEAWKGKINQEITVSFDEAGFYAYKCTPHLAMGMVGLVQVGEPMEDLDSAAVEKLPNKARERLTELVAEAESASEAP